The stretch of DNA CGAGCAACACAAATCCCGCACGCACCGTCTGGCGGGCCTCGCCGGGATTTTCATTCAGGTAACGGAGGTTCTTGCCTTTCATGCCCCCGCTGAATTGCCGTCGCTCGATCAAATGCCTATGCCCTCACCCGCTTCCAGAGGTTACCCACCGCACTGACCACCGCCAACACCACGGCCCCGGCAATGATCCCCGCCACGGCATTGAGCAACGTCGGCATCAACCACGCCAGGCCGCCAGTACTCTGGCTCACAGTCTCGATCCAGTGATGCACCACCGGCACACCATGGGTCAGGATGCCACCGCCGACCATGAACATCGCCGCCGTACCGATCACCGACAGGCTTTTCATCATGTACGGCGCCGCCCGCAGGATCGCCCCGCCGATGCTGCGCGCCGCCTGGCCGGGCTTCTGGGTGAGCCACAGGCCCAGGTCATCGAGTTTGACGATACCGGCCACCAAGCCGTAGACGCCGATGGTCATGACGATGGCGATACCCGACAACACGATCACTTGCTGCATCAGCGGTGCATCGGCCACGGTACCGAGGGTGATGGCGATGATTTCGGCGGAGAGGATGAAGTCGGTACGGATCGCGCCCTTGATCTTGTCCTTCTCGAAGGCCACCAGGTCCGTGGCCGGATCCGCCACGGCTTCCACCAGGTGCGCCTGCTCTTCGGTGCGTTTGTGGAAGAAGCTATGGGCGAGTTTTTCGAAACCTTCAAAACACAGGTAAGCGCCGCCCAGCATCAACAACGGCGTGACCGCCCACGGCGCAAACGCGCTGATCAGCAACGCAGCCGGCACCAAAATCAGCTTGTTGACGAACGAGCCCTTGGCCACCGCCCACACCACCGGAATTTCCCGCTCGGCGCGCACCCCGGAGACTTGCTGGGCATTCAGCGCCAGGTCGTCCCCCAGCACGCCGGCGGTTTTCTTCGCAGCCATCTTGGTCATCAACGCCACATCATCGAGCACCGCGGCGATGTCGTCGATCAATACCAGCAAACTGCTTCCTGCCATGGCTCAGGCTTCCCGTGATTCAAAGTGCGCCGAGAATAACGCGGCGCACCCCGGGTTAGCGAGCCGTTCAGCGCGCAGGCGTTTGCCAGCCCCCGCCAAGGCTCTGGATCAGCGCCACACTGCCCTGGCTGAGCTGGCCCTGGGTGTCGCGAAGATTCTGCTCGGCTTGCAGCAACACCAGTTGCTGGGTCAGCACGGCCTCCTGGCTCACGGTGCCGGCGCGCAACTGTGCTTCCTGGCTGCCGAACAGTTGCTGATTACGCTGGTACACCTGCTGGAACGCATCGGCCTGGGTTTGCAGGTGGTTGATTGCCGACAGGTTGTCTTCAACGTTCTGCAAGGCGCTGAGCACGGTGCCCTTGTAGGTCGCGGCGATCTGGTCATAGCTGGCCTCGGCCTGCTTGACCGCCGCTTCGCGGGCGCCGCCATCGAACAGGGTTTCCGCCAGCGCCGGGCCCAACGTCCAGATGCGATTGGGCAGGGAGAACAACCCGCCCAACGCACTGCCGCGGTAACCGGCCTCGGCAGTAAGATCCAGGGTCGGGAAGAATGCGGCTTCAGCCACGCCGATTTTCGCGTTGGCCGCCGCTGCCGAGCGCTCCGCCGCCACCACATCGGGACGCCGTTGCAGCAGGGTCGACGGCAAGGTCAACGGTGGCCGCGGGACCACGAAGCTGTAGTCATTGCGCACCGCCACGCTGAATTCACTCGGCGCCACGCCCACCAGCACGGCCAGCGCGTGTTCGTATTGCTCGCGGTCGCGCAGGGAGGTCTGCAAGTCGGCAATCGAAGTGGTCAACTGGTCCTGCGCCACCAGCAACTGGTCGTTGGTGGCGACGCCCTGGGTGAACTGCACCTGGATCATGTCCAGCAGTTGCTGGTTGATCTTCTGTTGTTGCTGCAACAGGCGCACGTCGATGTCCATCTGCCGCAGGGCGAGGTAGTTACTCGCCACGCTGGAACTGATGGACAGCCGCACCCCGGCCAGCAACGCATCCGATTGCTGGGCCGTCGCCTGGCTGGACTCTATCCCGCGCCGCACCAGGCCCCACAGGTCCGGCTCCCAACTGGCGGTCAAGGTGGCGCTGACACTGTTCTGCACGCCGCCCGCCGTGGTACCGGTGGTGGACGTGCCGCTACCACTGCCTGCCGTTCCCCGCGAACCCGACAATCCCACGCCCACCGTCGGCCACAAACCGGCCCGGCTGGACGCCACCTGCGCCTGAGCCAAACGGTACGCGGCCTCCGCCGCGATGATCGATTGGTTGGCCTTGGCCGAGCGCGCCACCAGGTCGTTCAGCACCGGGTCCTGATAGGCCAGCCACCACTGGCTGTCCATCGCCCCTTGGGGGTTAGCCGCCGCGCGCTGCCACTGCGCGCCTTCCTTGAA from Pseudomonas sp. NC02 encodes:
- a CDS encoding DUF808 domain-containing protein; the encoded protein is MAGSSLLVLIDDIAAVLDDVALMTKMAAKKTAGVLGDDLALNAQQVSGVRAEREIPVVWAVAKGSFVNKLILVPAALLISAFAPWAVTPLLMLGGAYLCFEGFEKLAHSFFHKRTEEQAHLVEAVADPATDLVAFEKDKIKGAIRTDFILSAEIIAITLGTVADAPLMQQVIVLSGIAIVMTIGVYGLVAGIVKLDDLGLWLTQKPGQAARSIGGAILRAAPYMMKSLSVIGTAAMFMVGGGILTHGVPVVHHWIETVSQSTGGLAWLMPTLLNAVAGIIAGAVVLAVVSAVGNLWKRVRA
- a CDS encoding efflux transporter outer membrane subunit, with translation MNVKYSVLCISLLLGGCMVGPDYQKPAMELPQTFKEGAQWQRAAANPQGAMDSQWWLAYQDPVLNDLVARSAKANQSIIAAEAAYRLAQAQVASSRAGLWPTVGVGLSGSRGTAGSGSGTSTTGTTAGGVQNSVSATLTASWEPDLWGLVRRGIESSQATAQQSDALLAGVRLSISSSVASNYLALRQMDIDVRLLQQQQKINQQLLDMIQVQFTQGVATNDQLLVAQDQLTTSIADLQTSLRDREQYEHALAVLVGVAPSEFSVAVRNDYSFVVPRPPLTLPSTLLQRRPDVVAAERSAAAANAKIGVAEAAFFPTLDLTAEAGYRGSALGGLFSLPNRIWTLGPALAETLFDGGAREAAVKQAEASYDQIAATYKGTVLSALQNVEDNLSAINHLQTQADAFQQVYQRNQQLFGSQEAQLRAGTVSQEAVLTQQLVLLQAEQNLRDTQGQLSQGSVALIQSLGGGWQTPAR